The DNA window ATATCCGTCTCGGCGGCCTTCAGGCGCGACTCATCGATGCCCTCGGTCTTCACGCCGTTGCTAAACAGTCCGCTCAGTGCGAGCGGGATTAGCGCGATGGCGAGCAGGATGACCAGGACGATGGAGACAACGACGATCAGGATCGTCCGCTTGCGCTTCGTCGCGGCAATGTCCTCAGCCGTGGACAAATTCTTGGATGTCATGATTGCTACCTTAACCTCTCGATGTGTTGAGCCAAGCTCACCATTTCGTCACACAAGTGACGTAATTCCTCAGGCGTTGCACCCTCGGCGGCTGCCGTGTGGATGTCCTCGGCCGCGCACCGCAGTTGATACAGGCGATCCCGCAGGTCAGACACCTTTTCCGGGCTGAGGATCACGGCGTCCTCTGGAATCTTCGTCCCCGAGACGGAGTTTCGCTGCTCGTAGGCGCGCTGCTTGCACGACGGGCTGCAGAACCTGCGACGCCGACCTCTCCCCTTCTGCTCCGGCAGCGGACCACCGCACCAGGCGCACACCGGCGGCGTGCGACCAATTCGCGCGGATTGGGGCAATTGGTCAGGATCCGATTCTGCGACGTCATCAATGCTTGCCACACGGCAAGCCTAGTACATTGGGCAAATTCCAGATCGCTCGCGACGCCGGGAACAAAAACTTAAGCGAAGACGTTATACTAAGGCGTTGACTTGAAGATATTGAAGGGATGGGATGCAGCATGGCTGATCGCGTGCTCCGAGGAAGCCGTATGGGTGCCGTAAGCTACGAGACTGACCGGGACCACGACCTGGCCCCGCGCCAGATGGCAAAGTACCGGACCCCGGACGGGTCGGTCTTCGAGGTCCCTTTCGCCGACGACGCGGAAATCCCCGAAGAGTGGATGTGCAAGAACGGCCAGCTCGGCACCCTCATGGAGGGCGAGGGCGTAGAGTCCAAGCCGACGAAGCCGCCGCGCACCCACTGGGACATGCTGCGTGAGCGCCGCAGCCTTGAGGAGCTCGACGTGCTGCTGGAGGAGCGCCTGGAGCACCTGCGCAAGCGTCGTCGCGCCGCAGCCCGCCTGGCCAAGGAACAGCAGGAAAACTCCTAGAAATCGCGAAAGGCCCGGACCGTTACTTTGAACGGTCCGGGCCTTCTGCGTGCTTAGCGACGCAACCTGCGCAGCTCGTAGCGGGCGAGGCCAATTCCCTCGCGCACCATCTCATTCGCCTGGCTCGCCGCGTCGGCAAGCTTGGCGGGAAGCTTGGGAAGCGACGTGTTGTTCAGCTCGTACTTGGCCAGCTTGAAGCCTTCCGCGATCATGTTTGCGAGTTCTTCCGGTGCCTGATCGATTTTGGCACCGACGCGGGAAAGCTTCGAGTTGTTGTACTCGTACTGGAGGAGCTTGCCCGCCTCCTTCGCCATTTCCGACGCCTGCCAGCTGCGCTTCTCGGCGCCCCACTTGCTGACCTCTGCGAGCGAGGCACCGGCGAAGCTCGCGTCGAGCTTAGACTCGCCCAGCGTGCGGTCCTCGAAGGTGATCGGGACCTCGCGGACGTCGAAGCCCGCGTCGATGACCTTGTGTGCCAGGTCCACCTGGAAGATGTAGCCCTTATTCGACAGCGCGTCCAAGTCGATTGCCTCGAGCACCTCGCGGCGGAAAGCACGGTAGCCGGCGGTCATATCGGCAATGTCGCTGCCGAGCGCCACCGAGATGTACTGGTTGCCCAGCTTGGACAGCAGGTAGCGGTTCTGCGGCCAGTTCTTCACCTCGCCGCCTTCGACGTAGCGGGAGCCGATGACCAGGTCTGCGCCGTCGTCAATCGCCCCGAGCAGACGCTCCAGCTCCTCGGGCGCGTGGGAGCCGTCCGCATCCATCTGGCACAGCACCTCGTAGTCCTTCTCCAGGCCCCAGCGGAAGCCGGCGCGGTAGGCCGCGAGCAGGCCCTCCTTGCCGGTGCGGTGGAGCACGTTGATCTCCGGGTGCGCGGCGGCGAGCTCGTCAGCTTTCTCGCCGGTGCCGTCGGGCGAATTATCGTCCACGATCAACAGGTCAACATTCGGGTTTGCCTTGAGCACCCGATCCGTGATCAGCGGAAGGTTCTCCAGCTCGTTGTAGGTAGGGATGATGACCAACGTCGAGTTCGCCATGAACGGTTACTCCTTGTATGAACGGTTGTTAGCTCTCGGTGGGCGCATCCAGGGCGCGCGATTCACTCATTGCAGCATACTCCCGGCGCGTGGCGAACGACGCACCGATAGCGACAAGCACGCCGCCAAGCACCATGAGCCACTCCAGCCACTCGCCGATGCGGACTGCGAGGGTCTGGCCGGACTTCAGCGGCAGCGTGGAGGTCAGATGCGCCGGGGTGAAGATCTCGGTCTGCTGCTCCACCGTGCCGTCCGCGCGCACGATGGCGGACACACCGGAGGTAGCAGCCACCACGACGGCACGGTCGGTCTCGATCGCGCGCATGCGGCTCATCGCCAGCTGCTGGTAGGTCATGTCGGTAAAACCGAAGGTGGCGTTGTTGGTAGGTGTTGCGAGCAGCTGTGCCCCGTTCTTCACCGCCATCCGGTAGGCGGGGTCCTCGGCGACCTCGTAGCAGGTGGCGATGCCCACGATGGTTTCGCCCATCCGCACGACGCCGGGGCCGTCGCCGGGCTTGAAGTCGCCTGCGAGGTCGACCAGCTCGGAGAAGTTGCGGAAGAAGTCGCGCATGGGCATGTACTCGCCGAAAGGTTGCAGGAAGCGCTTGTTGTGCCGCTCGCCGACGCTGCCATCCGGGTTGATCACCACCATGGTGTTGCGCGCCCCGACCTCGTCGTGGGTCAGCGTGCCCACCAACAGCGGCGCGTCCACTGCTCGCGCGGCCTGCGTGACCAAGGTTCCGGCCTCCGGGTCGACGAAGGGATTGACGTCCGAGGCGTTTTCCGGCCAGACCACCAGGTCGACGGGGCCTTCCTCTGCCAGCCGCTCGGTCTCGTCCACGTGGTTTTGCAACACGGCGCGACGCTGCGCGTTGAAGTCGAGCCCCATCCGCGGCACGTTGCCCTGCACTGCGGCGGCGCGCACCGTGCCGGTGGCTCCCCCGTCGGCGGACACTCCCAGGCCCGCGAGCGCACCGAGCACCAGCGGCGCAAGCGCGGTCAGCCCTGCTACCACCCGGGCCTTCCCACGACGTGCAACGCAGGCCGCCAGGCTCGCACCGGCCAGCACCGCCGCAACGGTGACGAGCGCGGGCCCGCCGTAGGCCGCCAGGTTGGCCAGTGGGCC is part of the Corynebacterium imitans genome and encodes:
- a CDS encoding RNA polymerase-binding protein RbpA, which encodes MADRVLRGSRMGAVSYETDRDHDLAPRQMAKYRTPDGSVFEVPFADDAEIPEEWMCKNGQLGTLMEGEGVESKPTKPPRTHWDMLRERRSLEELDVLLEERLEHLRKRRRAAARLAKEQQENS
- a CDS encoding polyprenol monophosphomannose synthase → MANSTLVIIPTYNELENLPLITDRVLKANPNVDLLIVDDNSPDGTGEKADELAAAHPEINVLHRTGKEGLLAAYRAGFRWGLEKDYEVLCQMDADGSHAPEELERLLGAIDDGADLVIGSRYVEGGEVKNWPQNRYLLSKLGNQYISVALGSDIADMTAGYRAFRREVLEAIDLDALSNKGYIFQVDLAHKVIDAGFDVREVPITFEDRTLGESKLDASFAGASLAEVSKWGAEKRSWQASEMAKEAGKLLQYEYNNSKLSRVGAKIDQAPEELANMIAEGFKLAKYELNNTSLPKLPAKLADAASQANEMVREGIGLARYELRRLRR
- the lnt gene encoding apolipoprotein N-acyltransferase, which translates into the protein MSSAWTTALRCLLAAGSGALLFFSYEPFGYWVLALVAMALFYAALAPWPNGARPSARLGAGLGMLQALACYLLLLPWIGEFVGPMPYLALAFFLSLYGLVTGTAGVWVARRRWGFAVFPLVYLAVEFARSSFPFGGFAWVRLAWGQINGPLANLAAYGGPALVTVAAVLAGASLAACVARRGKARVVAGLTALAPLVLGALAGLGVSADGGATGTVRAAAVQGNVPRMGLDFNAQRRAVLQNHVDETERLAEEGPVDLVVWPENASDVNPFVDPEAGTLVTQAARAVDAPLLVGTLTHDEVGARNTMVVINPDGSVGERHNKRFLQPFGEYMPMRDFFRNFSELVDLAGDFKPGDGPGVVRMGETIVGIATCYEVAEDPAYRMAVKNGAQLLATPTNNATFGFTDMTYQQLAMSRMRAIETDRAVVVAATSGVSAIVRADGTVEQQTEIFTPAHLTSTLPLKSGQTLAVRIGEWLEWLMVLGGVLVAIGASFATRREYAAMSESRALDAPTES